From a single Pirellulales bacterium genomic region:
- a CDS encoding DUF1902 domain-containing protein gives MSEAAIRLHIEPLDAGGYVATSPDVPGLVAEGRSIVEVAEIARDVARKIAEMCRENGDPLPPALATFDDTKPFDLTIPVGVG, from the coding sequence ATGAGTGAAGCAGCAATTCGCCTCCATATCGAACCTTTAGATGCAGGCGGTTATGTGGCTACCAGCCCCGACGTTCCCGGTTTGGTTGCCGAAGGCCGCAGCATTGTAGAGGTGGCGGAAATCGCCCGTGATGTGGCGCGCAAAATTGCTGAAATGTGCCGCGAGAATGGTGATCCTTTGCCGCCGGCCCTCGCAACATTCGATGATACGAAACCGTTTGATCTGACAATTCCCGTGGGAGTCGGGTAA
- a CDS encoding thioredoxin family protein, which yields MSTFTPRMFALCVALTIGPPILMVAVNYHAWFAPKPIYPWLVQGEVLAFETDWCGVCKAMKPVVRQLQAEGFDIRTIDADTHQDEAMQYGIHAVPTFVLVRDGEEVRRTSGYISPEELKQLWR from the coding sequence ATGTCTACATTTACTCCCAGGATGTTTGCACTTTGCGTGGCGCTGACCATTGGCCCGCCAATTTTGATGGTGGCGGTCAACTACCATGCGTGGTTTGCACCCAAGCCGATTTATCCCTGGCTGGTTCAAGGCGAAGTGCTGGCTTTTGAAACCGACTGGTGCGGTGTCTGCAAGGCCATGAAGCCGGTGGTTCGCCAGTTGCAGGCCGAAGGGTTCGACATTCGCACCATCGACGCCGACACGCATCAGGACGAGGCGATGCAGTATGGAATTCATGCCGTGCCGACCTTCGTGTTGGTGCGCGACGGCGAGGAAGTGCGCCGCACCAGCGGGTACATTTCGCCGGAGGAGCTCAAGCAACTGTGGCGGTAG